The proteins below come from a single Aphanothece sacrum FPU1 genomic window:
- a CDS encoding glycosyltransferase family 2 protein: MNPKILIIILNWNGKKDTLECLESSTKIDYDNYEIVVVDNGSTDDSVKSIREKYSHIKIIENNANLGYAEGNNVGIRYALSENTDYILLLNNDTIVDKNLLTNFIKASENYPKAGIFGAKIYYFDTPNKIWFAGGTWQLEKAKSEHIGGNEIDDSGFWNDVKEVDYACGCALLIKSEVIQKIGLLESRFFLTWEELDWCYRAKKLGYQSLIVPSAKVWHKISASFVGGAGKFHQQYFMERNRLLWMEKHLQLNQIISVYKRIILPEIYESMRGYLSSNSSPNKKAKCKVSLAAFRDYIQRRFGDCPSWVRSIKE; this comes from the coding sequence ATGAATCCTAAAATATTAATTATTATCTTAAATTGGAATGGAAAAAAAGATACTTTAGAGTGTTTAGAATCAAGTACAAAAATTGATTATGATAATTATGAGATTGTCGTTGTTGATAATGGTTCTACAGATGATTCTGTAAAATCTATAAGAGAAAAATATTCTCACATAAAAATAATTGAAAATAATGCTAATTTAGGGTATGCAGAAGGTAATAATGTAGGAATTCGCTATGCGCTCTCAGAAAATACAGATTATATATTATTGCTAAATAATGATACTATTGTTGATAAAAATCTTTTGACAAACTTTATAAAAGCCAGTGAAAATTATCCCAAAGCAGGTATTTTTGGAGCTAAAATCTACTATTTTGATACCCCTAATAAAATTTGGTTTGCGGGTGGAACTTGGCAACTAGAAAAAGCTAAATCTGAGCATATTGGAGGTAATGAAATTGACGATTCAGGGTTTTGGAATGATGTTAAAGAAGTTGACTATGCTTGTGGATGTGCTTTATTAATAAAGAGTGAAGTGATCCAAAAGATTGGTTTGCTTGAATCAAGATTTTTTCTAACCTGGGAAGAACTCGATTGGTGTTACAGAGCTAAAAAACTAGGATATCAATCTTTGATCGTGCCTAGTGCTAAAGTTTGGCATAAAATTTCTGCCTCTTTTGTTGGGGGTGCAGGTAAATTTCATCAGCAATATTTTATGGAAAGAAACCGATTATTATGGATGGAAAAACATTTACAATTGAATCAGATAATATCAGTGTATAAACGAATAATATTACCAGAAATTTATGAAAGTATGCGAGGTTATTTAAGTTCTAATTCAAGTCCTAACAAAAAAGCAAAATGCAAAGTTAGTTTAGCTGCTTTTAGGGACTATATACAACGTAGATTTGGAGATTGTCCTTCATGGGTTCGTTCTATTAAAGAATAA